One Brassica oleracea var. oleracea cultivar TO1000 chromosome C7, BOL, whole genome shotgun sequence genomic window carries:
- the LOC106303214 gene encoding uncharacterized protein LOC106303214, which yields MLSRAVQLEEGKELLVTCGRTGLNKAFPIKLLLLLVFFLAFSVAFIIVTVSTIKYYGINSVVTSVTSSFVPCSEKPNVLDRWIKPPLALMHNMSDEELLWLASFMPQRKDYPFNRVPKIAFMFLTLGPLPFAPLWERLLKGHEKHYSVYIHSQVSSLGEFPASSVFYSRQIPSQVAEWGRMSICDAERRLLANALLDTSNEWFILLSESCIPLYNFTTIYGYISKSKHSFMGSFDDPSPYGRGRYNGHMSPEVSIEQWRKGSQWFEVNRELAVSIVKDTLYYPKFKEFCTPACYVDEYYFPTMLTIEKPAALANRSLTWVDWSRGGAHPATFGEPDINEDFFARIMKRDNCTYNGESTSMCSLFARKFSPSALEPLIQIAPKILSF from the exons ATGCTGAGCAGGGCTGTTCAGTTGGAAGAAGGTAAAGAACTTCTTGTTACATGTGGCCGGACAGGGCTAAATAAGGCGTTTCCTATCAAACTGCTTCTTCTGCTTGTATTTTTTCTAGCTTTTTCAGTTGCTTTCATCATCGTTACTGTATCTACAATCAAGTATTATGGAATCAATAGCGTGGTGACCTCAGTCACTTCTAGCTTCGTGCCTTGCAGTGAGAAACCGAATGTTTTGGATAGATGGATTAAACCTCCTCTAGCTCTCATGCATAATATGAGCGATGAAGAGCTTCTTTGGCTGGCCTCTTTCATGCCTCAGAGGAAAGACTATCCGTTTAATAGGGTCCCAAAAATCGCGTTTATGTTCTTGACGTTGGGTCCCTTGCCGTTTGCACCGCTTTGGGAGAGGCTTCTCAAGGGTCATGAAAAGCATTACTCGGTTTACATCCATTCACAAGTATCTTCTTTGGGCGAGTTTCCAGCTTCCTCTGTATTCTACAGTCGGCAGATACCAAGTCAG GTTGCAGAATGGGGAAGAATGTCAATATGTGACGCAGAGAGGCGGCTTCTAGCAAATGCATTGCTAGATACCTCAAACGAATGGTTTATTCTCCTCTCCGAGTCATGCATTCCCCTCTACAACTTTACTACCATCTACGGTTATATAAGCAAATCAAAGCACAGCTTTATGGGTTCATTTGATGATCCTAGTCCCTATGGCCGAGGCCGTTACAATGGCCACATGTCCCCTGAGGTATCCATAGAGCAATGGAGGAAAGGGTCTCAATGGTTTGAGGTTAACCGGGAGCTTGCAGTTTCCATTGTCAAAGATACCTTGTATTATCCTAAATTCAAAGAGTTCTGTACGCCCGCATGTTACGTGGACGAGTATTATTTCCCAACAATGTTGACGATTGAGAAACCAGCGGCCTTGGCTAACCGTAGCTTGACTTGGGTAGACTGGTCGAGAGGTGGTGCCCACCCGGCTACATTTGGAGAGCCAGACATCAATGAGGACTTCTTTGCAAGGATCATGAAACGTGACAACTGCACTTACAATGGAGAAAGCACATCCATGTGTTCTCTCTTTGCTAGAAAGTTTTCTCCGAGTGCTTTGGAGCCTTTGATTCAGATTGCTCCTAAGATTCTGAGCTTTTGA
- the LOC106306018 gene encoding receptor-like protein kinase HSL1, translating to MTLLPLPFLFLFLTSLPFSVISQLDERSTLLTLKRGLGDPPSLRLWNTTSTPCDWSEITCVSGNVTGISLKNKIITATVPTNICDFPNLETLDLSSNRFSGDFPTVLYNCTKLRHLDLSQNYFNGSLPADIDRLSPQLELLHLGANAFSGDIPTEFTSLSKLKSIFLDSNNLSGELPEEIISWKSLVTLSLSKNKLSGKIPRALGLLPRLVDLDLSENKLSGEIPPEIGNLKFKTLNFSSNMLTGEVPDKLDNLAYETSFLNNTNLCADKPVVKLQDCRKVLRRSKRLPGTIFVVIVVIGLELHKETKNKQS from the exons ATGACCCTCTTACCCTTACCCTTCCTCTTTCTCTTTCTCACTTCACTGCCCTTTTCTGTAATTTCGCAGCTCGACGAACGGTCAACACTCCTCACCCTGAAACGCGGTCTCGGAGACCCACCGTCTCTCCGCCTATGGAACACCACATCTACCCCTTGCGACTGGTCGGAGATTACCTGCGTGTCCGGAAACGTCACCGGGATAAGTCTCAAGAACAAGATCATCACCGCAACGGTTCCGACCAATATATGCGATTTCCCAAACCTGGAAACTCTCGACTTGTCGTCTAATCGATTCTCCGGAGACTTTCCTACCGTTCTCTACAACTGCACCAAGCTTCGCCATCTCGATCTCTCCCAGAACTACTTCAACGGCTCACTTCCCGCCGACATCGACCGTCTCTCGCCACAACTCGAGCTTCTCCACCTCGGTGCTAACGCCTTCTCCGGAGATATCCCGACGGAGTTCACGTCTCTTTCGAAACTCAAATCAATCTTTCTCGATTCGAACAATCTCTCCGGCGAGTTGCCGGAGGAAATCATCTCATGGAAGTCGTTGGTGACGTTGAGTCTGTCAAAAAACAAACTTTCCGGGAAGATTCCTAGAGCTCTAGGGCTGTTGCCACGCTTGGTCGATCTTGATCTGTCGGAGAACAAACTCTCAGGCGAAATCCCACCGGAGATCGGGAACCTGAAGTTCAAAACGCTTAACTTTTCGTCAAACATGCTCACCGGAGAAGTACCGGACAAACTGGATAACCTTGCATACGAGACAAGTTTCTTGAACAACACCAATCTCTGCGCAGACAAACCCGTTGTTAAGTTACAGGATTGTCGGAAAGTGCTCCGGAGATCAAAACGGTTGCCTGGGACAATCTTCGTCGTGATTGTAGTCATCG GTTTGGAACTACATAAGGAAACCAAGAACAAGCAGAGCTGA
- the LOC106303215 gene encoding uncharacterized protein LOC106303215 — protein sequence MVRLFLTFAILCGLYNEAYGKASIDIDMKLKALNKPALKTIKSEDGDIIDCVDIYKQHAFDHPALRNHKIQMKPSVVFGTTKTTRPNNGTSKPITSQIWSKSGTCPKGTVPVRRVSREDIMRASSPSHFGRKTPRRYDFLDDALKHKGKFNITAERLRQPRPKDRSEAILIAIGYNYLGAQSDINVWNPPGVQFNDYSSSQIWLLAGLSDKFETIEAGWVVNPHVFGDSRTRLFTYWTKDSYATTGCTNLLCSGFVQTTTRFALGAAVEPVSTPSSEQYHITVSMYLDPNTLNWWLTCGGNVIGYWPGNLFTYLKHSATAVQWGGEVYSTNVRKKPHTKTTMGSGRWPSYLYGEACFHTNVRIKDYSLQIKYPPYLSEYSDEYDCYSTKLNRETYRAEPVFFFGGPGQNRFCP from the exons ATGGTCAGATTATTCTTAACCTTTGCGATTTTGTGTGGCCTTTACAATGAAGCCTACGGTAAAGCTTCTATAGATATAGATATGAAACTGAAGGCTCTTAATAAGCCAGCTTTGAAGACCATCAAG AGTGAAGATGGGGACATTATAGATTGTGTAGATATCTACAAACAACATGCTTTTGATCATCCCGCCTTAAGAAACCACAAGATTCAG ATGAAACCAAGTGTGGTGTTTGGTACAACGAAGACCACTAGACCAAACAACGGTACTTCTAAACCAATCACTTCTCAGATTTGGTCCAAATCTGGAACTTGTCCCAAAGGGACAGTACCTGTTCGCAGAGTCAGTAGAGAAGACATAATGAGAGCCTCCTCACCGTCTCATTTTGGAAGAAAAACTCCTCGCAGATACGACTTTCTCGACGACGCACTTAAACACAAGGGTAAATTCAATATAACAGCTGAAAGATTACGCCAACCCCGCCCAAAGGACCGATCG GAGGCGATCCTTATCGCTATAGGGTACAATTATCTTGGTGCTCAATCTGATATAAACGTCTGGAACCCTCCGGGAGTCCAGTTTAACGACTACAGTTCTTCTCAGATATGGCTGCTTGCTGGCCTCTCAGATAAATTTGAGACCATCGAAGCTGGTTGGGTG GTGAATCCACACGTTTTCGGAGACTCCCGCACACGCCTATTCACCTACTGGACT AAAGACTCATACGCTACAACAGGCTGCACCAACCTCTTGTGCTCCGGTTTTGTCCAAACAACAACTAGATTCGCCCTGGGTGCAGCTGTAGAACCCGTTTCAACTCCCTCGAGTGAACAATATCACATCACTGTTAGCATGTACCTG GATCCAAACACCCTAAACTGGTGGTTAACTTGCGGAGGCAACGTGATAGGGTACTGGCCGGGAAATCTCTTCACATACTTAAAACACAGCGCCACCGCAGTGCAGTGGGGTGGAGAAGTGTATAGCACTAACGTGAGGAAGAAGCCACACACAAAAACTACAATGGGAAGTGGAAGATGGCCATCTTACCTCTATGGCGAAGCTTGTTTCCATACCAACGTTAGGATCAAAGACTATTCCCTGCAGATCAAGTATCCCCCGTATCTATCCGAGTACTCTGATGAGTATGATTGTTATTCTACAAAGCTTAACCGGGAAACGTATAGGGCAGAGCCTGTTTTCTTCTTTGGAGGACCTGGTCAGAATCGTTTTTGTCCTTAA
- the LOC106306344 gene encoding histone deacetylase 2 has product MKDVRVVSTWTDLTRDSAVYLLFTFSAIKVSQFIYRCFQSSETSSFSMETHPEALRRERILSSKLYFNVPETKVSIIYSSAYDISFMGIEKLHPFDSTKWRRVCKFLVSDGFLEEKSIVEPLEASNSDLLVVHSLNYLNSLKSSATVARITEVPPVAFFPNFLVQQKVLSPFRKQVGGTILAAKLAVERGWAINVGGGFHHCTAERGGGFCAFADISLCIHFAFLRLSISRVMIIDLDAHQGNGHETDLGDDSRVYILDMYNPEIYPYDYSARRFIDQKVEVRSGTSTDEYLRKLDKALEVAFLNFQPEMVVYNAGTDILDGDPLGLLKISPDGITSRDEKVFRVAREREVPVVMLTSGGYMKSNARVIADSIENLSRQGLIKTQLDSAST; this is encoded by the exons ATGAAAGATGTCCGAGTTGTCTCGACGTGGACCGATTTAACTCGTGACTCAGCTGTTTACTTGCTATTCACGTTTTCCGCCATCAAAGTCTCCCAATTTATCTACCGTTGCTTTCAATCATCCGAAACGTCATCGTTCTCGATGGAGACTCACCCAGAAGCTCTTAGGCGAGAGCGGATTCTCTCCAGCAAACTCTACTTCAACGTCCCCGAAACAAAGGTTTCGATCATCTATTCATCAGCATACGACATCTCCTTCATGGGGATTGAGAAGTT GCATCCGTTTGATTCAACCAAGTGGCGTAGAGTTTGCAAGTTCCTTGTTTCTGATGGGTTCTTGGAGGAGAAATCAATCGTTGAGCCTCTAGAAGCTTCCAACAGTGATCTTCTAGTG GTACATTCGTTGAACTACTTAAACAGTTTGAAAAGCAGTGCAACTGTCGCTAGGATAACCGAG GTTCCACCAGTTGCTTTCTTCCCAAACTTTCTTGTGCAGCAGAAGGTTCTTAGCCCATTCCGGAAGCAGGTTGGTGGGACGATTCTGGCAGCTAAACTTGCAGTGGAACGTGGATGGGCAATAAACGTAGGAGGAGGTTTTCATCATTGTACTGCTGAAAGAGGAGGCGGGTTTTGTGCTTTCGCTGATATTTCTCTTTGTATTCACTTTGCTTTTCTTCGTCTTAGCATCTCCAG GGTTATGATAATAGATCTTGATGCTCATCAAGGGAATGGCCATGAAACAGATCTTGGGGATGATA GTCGTGTTTACATTCTGGATATGTACAATCCTGAGATATACCCTTAC GATTATAGTGCTAGAAGATTTATCGATCAGAAGGTTGAAGTGAGG AGCGGGACCAGCACTGATGAGTATTTGAGGAAGCTAGATAAAGCGCTTGAG GTTGCTTTCCTAAACTTCCAACCAGAGATGGTAGTTTACAATGCTGGAACCGATATCTTAGACGGAGACCCTCTGGGGCTTCTAAAG ATAAGCCCTGATGGTATAACAAGTAGAGACGAGAAAGTCTTCAGAGTTGCAAGGGAGAGAGAGGTTCCTGTTGTGATGCTGACTTCAG GCGGGTACATGAAGTCCAACGCCAGAGTTATTGCGGATTCCATAGAGAATCTCTCACGTCAAGGGTTAATCAAGACACAACTGGACTCAGCTTCCACGTGA
- the LOC106304494 gene encoding probable protein phosphatase 2C 72 — MGHCFSLPSSSSEIHEENEHGDGNAVVCYGDEFGLDHYRPVHRPGSVCSIQGTKAINQDNAILYLGYGTEEAELCGVFDGHGKNGHMVSKMVRNRLPSLVLTLKKELNEEPHACEEDEDLKWEKACFNAFRLIDRELMLQVFNCSFSGSTAVVAITQGDDLMIANLGDSRAVLGTMTEDGEICAVQLTSDLTPDVPSEAERIRACRGRVHAMKVEPSSQRVWLPNQDIPGLAMSRAFGDFRLKDYGVIAVPEVSHHRITSKDRFLVLASDGVWDMLSNDEVVSLIWNSGKTQDAAAKLVAEAAEATWKKKLKSKKIDDITVICLFLHNKEQPSCTMDM, encoded by the exons ATGGGTCATTGCTTCTCGTTGCCTTCTTCCTCATCAGAGATTCATGAGGAAAATGAACACGGTGATGGAAATGCGGTGGTGTGTTATGGAGATGAGTTCGGTTTAGATCACTACCGTCCGGTTCATCGACCCGGTTCTGTCTGCTCTATACAAGGAACCAAAGCGATTAACCAAGATAATGCTATTCTTTATCTG GGATATGGAACAGAGGAAGCAGAGCTATGTGGAGTGTTTGATGGGCACGGAAAAAATGGGCACATGGTGAGCAAAATGGTGAGGAATAGATTACCATCACTTGTGTTAACACTAAAGAAGGAGCTGAACGAAGAACCTCATGCTTGTGAAGAAGATGAAGATCTCAAGTGGGAGAAAGCTTGTTTTAATGCATTCAGACTCATTGACAGAGAGCTTATGCTCCAAGTCTTTAATTGCTCTTTCAGTGGCTCTACAGCTGTTGTTGCTATTACTCAG GGAGATGACCTCATGATTGCTAACCTTGGTGATTCAAGGGCAGTGTTGGGGACAATGACTGAAGATGGTGAGATTTGCGCAGTTCAGTTAACATCTGACCTAACACCTGATGTCCCAA GTGAAGCAGAGAGGATTAGGGCGTGCAGAGGTCGCGTTCACGCAATGAAAGTAGAACCGTCCAGCCAAAGGGTGTGGTTACCTAACCAAGACATACCAGGATTAGCTATGTCAAGAGCTTTTGGAGATTTCAGACTCAAAGACTACGGCGTTATTGCGGTTCCAGAGGTCTCTCACCACCGAATAACTTCTAAAGACCGATTCCTTGTACTCGCTTCAGATGGG GTTTGGGATATGCTTAGCAATGATGAAGTTGTATCACTAATATGGAATTCCGGCAAAACCCAAGATGCGGCCGCTAAACTGGTGGCAGAGGCGGCGGAAGCTACTTGGAAGAAGAAGCTTAAATCTAAGAAGATTGATGATATTACAGTAATATGTCTTTTCTTGCATAACAAGGAACAACCAAGTTGCACTATGGACATGTGA
- the LOC106306343 gene encoding ferrochelatase-1, chloroplastic/mitochondrial, which yields MEATALSSGLRPLPNPNGYRLPRSCSQRKSLPLARFHSKETPFKKPQGSLAITHHRGLSFKTNVFEQAHHPVAGDLSYDDTSRSNVAEDKIGVLLLNLGGPETLNDVQPFLYNLFADPDIIRLPRPFQFLQGAIAKFISVVRAPKSKEGYAAIGGGSPLRKITDEQADAIRLALQAKNVSADVYVGMRYWFPFTEEAVQQIKKDKITRLVVLPLYPQYSISTTGSSVRVLQDLFRKDPYLARVPVAIIESWYQRRGYVNSMADLIQKELQTFSDPKEVMVFFSAHGVPVSYVENSGDPYQKQMEECIDLIMEELKSRGVQNNHILAYQSRVGPVQWLKPYTDEVLVDLGKHGVKSLLAVPVSFVSEHIETLEEIDMEYRELALESGIENWGRVPALGLTPSFITDLADAVIESLPSAEAMVNPSAGVSEDSESSDAFGYIMKMFFGSVLAFLLLLSPKMFHAFRNHLI from the exons ATGGAGGCGACGGCGTTATCATCTGGGCTTCGTCCTCTTCCCAACCCTAACGGTTACAGACTCCCGAG GTCGTGTTCTCAGAGAAAGTCTCTGCCTTTAGCTCGATTCCACTCAAAGGAGACACCTTTCAAGAAACCTCAAGGGTCTCTCGCGATCACTCACCACCGTGGGTTGAGTTTCAAGACGAACGTGTTCGAGCAAGCGCATCATCCTGTAGCTGGAGACCTCTCTTACGATGACACTAGCCGTTCTAACGTTGCTGAGGATAAGATCGGTGTCTTGCTTTTGAACCTAGGTGGGCCCGAGACGCTTAACGACGTGCAGCCTTTCTTGTATAATCTGTTTGCAGACCCG GATATTATACGGCTTCCTAGACCGTTTCAGTTTCTCCAAGGGGCTATAGCAAAGTTCATATCTGTGGTTCGCGCTCCGAAGTCGAAAGAAGGGTATGCTGCTATTGGTGGTGGCTCTCCTTTGCGTAAGATTACTGATGAGCAAGCTGATGCTATTCGGTTGGCGTTGCAAGCTAAGAACGTTTCTGCTGATGTCTATGTTGGGATGCGGTATTGGTTTCCCTTCACTGAGGAGGCTGTTCAGCAG ATTAAGAAGGATAAGATTACAAGACTTGTTGTACTACCGTTGTACCCTCAGTATTCTATCTCCACGACTGGCTCAAGCGTCCGCGTTCTCCAAGACTTATTCAG GAAAGATCCATACCTAGCTAGAGTGCCGGTTGCTATTATAGAGTCCTGGTACCAGAGAAGAGGCTATGTCAATTCCATGGCTGACCTCATTCAGAAGGAGCTTCAAACTTTCTCTGATCCTAAGGAG GTTATGGTGTTCTTCAGTGCCCATGGTGTTCCAGTTAGCTATGTAGAGAACTCTGGAGATCCATACCAGAAACAGATGGAAGAGTGCATTGACTTGATAATGGAAGAGCTAAAATCCAGAGGGGTTCAAAACAACCATATCTTGGCTTACCAG AGTCGTGTTGGGCCTGTTCAATGGCTGAAGCCATACACTGATGAGGTTCTTGTCGACCTTGGTAAGCATGGTGTCAAGAGTCTACTAGCCGTTCCAGTCAG TTTTGTGAGTGAGCACATTGAGACGCTTGAAGAGATAGACATGGAGTACAGGGAGCTAGCTTTGGAGTCAGGGATAGAGAACTGGGGGCGTGTCCCGGCGCTAGGTCTGACGCCATCCTTCATCACCGACTTGGCTGATGCAGTGATAGAGTCGCTTCCTTCAGCGGAAGCAATGGTGAACCCAAGTGCTGGTGTCTCAGAAGATAGCGAGTCATCAGACGCTTTCGGTTACATAATGAAGATGTTCTTCGGTTCGGTTCTAGCCTTCCTACTGCTTCTCTCTCCAAAGATGTTCCATGCATTCCGCAACCATCTTATCTAA